A single window of Coffea eugenioides isolate CCC68of chromosome 7, Ceug_1.0, whole genome shotgun sequence DNA harbors:
- the LOC113778771 gene encoding heparan-alpha-glucosaminide N-acetyltransferase-like has translation MASAVVTVAVDDGEATPLLQSASDDFPRRRGSSAIRGGGEITASVSAEEPDSNDGSTPPVATAPKQRLVSLDVFRGLTVALMILVDDAGKAFPSINHAPWFGVTLADFVMPFFLFGVGVSVTLVFKKVPSKPEAMKKVVIRSIRLFLLGLILQGGYFHGRDDLTYGVDLGKIRWMGVLQRISIGYFLASIMEIWLVNNVAVDSVVTFVRRYYFQLVLASLLGALYMVLLYFLYIPSWSFQLLNLKVESIPGYRSGNQTVQCGVRGSLEPACNAVGLIDRYVLGQQHLYQRPVYRRTKECSVNSPDYGPLPADAPGWCLAPFDPEGILSSLMAAITCFVGLHYGHILVHVQGEMERVKLWFLTSIPLLILGFGLEVLGIPFSKPLYTLSYMFITAGASGFLLTIIFYIVDVKCIRKPTVIFQWMGMNALITYALAACDLFPAALQGFYWRSPENNLVDFTERLFQTIFHSKKWGTLGFVLLEILFWGVIAGFLHMKRVYIKL, from the exons ATGGCATCGGCGGTGGTAACAGTCGCAGTCGACGACGGCGAAGCTACGCCACTACTACAGAGTGCTTCAGATGACTTTCCGAGGAGGAGAGGATCATCGGCGATTAGAGGAGGAGGAGAGATCACCGCTTCAGTCTCTGCGGAGGAGCCTGACAGTAACGACGGGTCAACACCACCCGTGGCAACCGCACCAAAACAACGCCTTGTGTCTCTCGACGTTTTCCGCGGTCTCACTGTAGCT CTGATGATTTTGGTGGACGACGCTGGAAAAGCTTTCCCGTCTATAAATCACGCGCCTTGGTTTGGAGTGACACTTGCTGACTTTGTTATGCCGTTTTTCCTCTTTGGAGTTGGTGTTTCTGTTACTCTCGTCTTCAAG AAAGTACCTAGCAAACCTGAAGCAATGAAGAAAGTTGTAATCAGATCAATTAGGCTTTTCCTTTTGGGATTGATTCTTCAAG GTGGGTATTTCCATGGGCGTGATGATTTAACTTATGGAGTTGATCTTGGCAAGATAAGATGGATGGGTGTGCTGCAG AGGATCTCCATTGGGTACTTCTTGGCTTCGATTATGGAGATTTGGCTGGTGAATAATGTAGCGGTCGATTCAGTGGTGACATTTGTAAGAAGATACTACTTCCAGTT GGTGCTTGCAAGCTTACTTGGTGCTTTGTACATGGTATTGCTGTATTTTCTTTATATCCCAAGTTGGAGTTTTCAACTTCTTAATCTCAAGGTTGAGTCCATTCCTGGATACAGATCTGGCAATCAAACA GTTCAATGTGGAGTGAGGGGCAGTCTTGAACCTGCTTGCAATGCAGTTGGTTTGATTGATCGGTATGTCCTTGGTCAACAGCATCTTTATCAACGTCCAGTATACAGAAGAACAAAG gaatgcagtGTCAACTCACCTGATTATGGCCCTCTCCCAGCAGATGCTCCTGGATGGTGCCTTGCTCCGTTTGACCCTGAGGGCATCCTAAG TTCTTTGATGGCTGCCATTACGTGTTTTGTGGGATTGCATTATGGGCACATTCTTGTGCATGTTCAG GGCGAGATGGAAAGAGTGAAATTATGGTTTTTAACATCCATCCCTTTGCTAATCTTGggatttggtttggaagttCTGG GCATTCCTTTTTCTAAACCCTTGTACACATTGAGCTACATGTTCATCACTGCAGGCGCATCGGGCTTTCTCTTAACCATCATCTTTTATATT GTTGATGTGAAATGCATTAGAAAGCCAACAGTAATATTTCAGTGGATGGGAATGAACGCTCTCATAACTTATGCTTTGGCTGCTTGTGACCTGTTTCCAGCAGCTTTACAGGGTTTCTACTGGCGCTCACCTGAAAATAACCTT GTTGACTTCACTGAGAGGCTGTTCCAAACAATATTTCATTCTAAGAAGTGGGGTACATTGGGATTTGTCCTGCTTGAGATATTATTTTGGGGTGTAATTGCTGGATTCCTGCACATGAAACGTGTGTATATAAAACTGTAG
- the LOC113777435 gene encoding uncharacterized protein LOC113777435 isoform X1 translates to MEEKLSAVTKTITPSPIQQLSLLAQRCNAINLSQGFPDFPAPSHIKEAAISAINSDFNQYRHVQGICEYVACKMKQTQGLDVDPLTDIVICCGQSEAFAATMFAIIDQGDEVILFDPSYETYDTCIRLAGGVPVYVPLDPPCWKLDPDKFIKSFTAKTKALVVNRKETDTKWHSPHNPTGKVFTKDDLEIIAGACRTWDILAVTDEVYEHITFDNEKHISLATLPEMQKRTIVTSSLSKTFSVTGWRIGWAIAPARIALAIQNIHVKVTDCAPAPFQEAALTALRSSPQYFDSLRRDYQSRRDFIHELLVKVGFPMQFRPMGSVFVFAELPESCTLSDVEFVEQLIKQAGVVAVPGSGFFHKSSCSSTFSYQSRYIRFAFCKSFDTLNIAAQKITGLVKETGRLELF, encoded by the exons ATGGAGGAGAAGCTGTCTGCTGTGACCAAGACGATAACACCCTCTCCCATACAACAATTATCCTTGCTTGCCCAACGCTGCAACGCCATCAACCTTTCCCAAGGTTTCCCGGATTTCCCTGCTCCTTCTCACATCAAAGAGGCTGCCATTTCTGCAATCAATTCTGACTTCAACCAGTACAG GCACGTTCAAGGAATTTGTGAGTATGTGGCATGTAAAATGAAACAAACGCAAGGCCTAGACGTTGATCCTTTGACAGATATAGTTATATGTTGTGGCCAGTCTGAGGCTTTTGCAGCAACCATGTTTGCTA TAATTGATCAGGGTGATGAAGTTATACTGTTTGATCCATCATATGAGACATATGACACTTGTATTAGATTGGCCGGAGGAGTCCCT GTGTATGTTCCCCTTGATCCACCATGCTGGAAACTTGATCCAGACAAATTTATAAAATCATTTACTGCTAAGACCAAAGCTCTAGTGGTCAACAG AAAAGAGACTGATACAAAGTGGCACAGTCCTCACAACCCAACAGGGAAAGTTTTTACCAAGGATGATCTTGAGATTATTGCTGGAGCTTGCAGAACCTGGGATATTCTAGCTGTTACAGATGAA GTGTACGAGCATATTACTTTTGACAATGAAAAGCATATATCACTTGCCACACTTCCAGAGATGCAGAAGCGGACCATTGTGACATCATCATTGTCAAAAACTTTTAGCGTTACAG GTTGGAGGATTGGATGGGCGATTGCTCCGGCTAGGATTGCATTGGCGATTCAAAACATCCATGTAAAAGTTACAGATTGTGCTCCAGCACCTTTCCAGGAAGCAGCCTTGACTGCTTTGAGAAGTTCTCCTCAATACTTTGATTCATTGAGAAGG GACTATCAATCGAGAAGAGATTTCATTCATGAGTTGCTTGTAAAGGTTGGCTTCCCAATGCAGTTTAGGCCAATGGGTTCAGTCTTCGTGTTTGCAGAGCTTCCTGAGAGTTGCACTCTTTCTGAT GTTGAATTTGTGGAGCAACTCATCAAACAAGCAGGGGTGGTAGCTGTGCCAGGAAGCGGATTCTTTCACAAAAGCTCCTGTTCATCTACATTTAGCTACCAGAGCAGATATATACGGTTTGCCTTCTGCAAGAGCTTTGATACGCTGAACATTGCCGCTCAAAAGATTACGGGGCTCGTTAAAGAAACCGGGCGTTTGGAGCTATTTTAG
- the LOC113776768 gene encoding gibberellin-regulated protein 1-like, translating into MATSKLPLTLLLSFLVFLVVEADRDDLKISSNSSDCGQACAARCALASRQKLCKRACGTCCARCSCVPPGTFGNQKLFCPCYYSMTTHGGRRKCP; encoded by the exons ATGGCTACTTCCAAGCTTCCCTTGACacttttactttcttttcttgtttttcttgttgTTGAAGCGGATCGTGATGATCTTAAG ATCAGTAGCAACAGTTCAG ATTGTGGACAAGCTTGTGCTGCAAGATGTGCTTTGGCTTCAAGGCAGAAGCTCTGCAAGAGGGCTTGTGGGACTTGCTGTGCTCGCTGCAGCTGCGTGCCTCCAGGCACTTTTGGGAACCAGAAACTCTTCTGCCCTTGCTACTACTCAATGACTACCCATGGTGGCCGGCGCAAGTGTCCCTAG
- the LOC113776696 gene encoding oxidation resistance protein 1, with translation MGIRSKAAHFVSDLTTVLLNPISDKPSSKPNSTTPAHPEEKSESGGSKADSVSDEDEDSEDSGDGPDTSSFTAFLVSLLSSSESGRRPESAGENAYQEDLAESSDVPILRDSGRKRSLFSRGKQTLNRIYHSARLPGFRSQGSAKSSSQMVVDNANKSKVSADEEMSTQNLDEPMPLDEFPETSEPSLLLSEKTRSVLFASMPVLVQGRKWLLLYSTWRHGISLSTLYRRSMLWPGLSLLVVGDRKGAVFGGLVEAPLRATSKKRYQGSNNSFVFTNISGDPAIFHPTGMNRYFTLCSPEYLALGGGSHFALYLDGDLLTGSSSASETYGNSCLAHTQDFDVKEVELWGFIYPSKYEEMVSLLRTEAPGIWRL, from the exons ATGGGAATAAGGAGTAAAGCTGCCCACTTTGTATCTGATCTTACCACAGTTCTCCTCAACCCCATTTCAGACAAACCTTCTTCCAAACCCAACTCCACTACCCCTGCTCACCCT GAAGAAAAATCTGAGTCTGGAGGTAGTAAAGCAGACTCCGTGTCAGATGAGGATGAGGATTCTGAGGACTCTGGTGatggtcctgatacatcttctTTTACTGCATTCCTAGTCTCCTTACTTTCATCTTCAGAGTCTGGTCGAAGGCCCGAATCTGCTGGGGAAAATGCGTACCAGGAGGACCTGGCTGAATCGTCAGATGTGCCGATACTGAGAGATAGTGGCAGAAAAAGAAGTTTATTCTCTAGGGGTAAACAAACCCTTAACAGAATCTACCACTCTGCTAGATTACCTGGCTTTCGAAGTCAAGGATCAGCAAAGAGCAGCTCTCAAATGGTGGTCGACAATGCAAATAAATCTAAAGTTTCCGCGGATGAAGAGATGTCTACACAAAATTTGGATGAGCCAATGCCTTTGGACGAGTTTCCAGAAACTTCTGAACCTTCATTGCTTCTCTCTGAAAAGACTCGAAGCGTTCTATTTGCTTCTATGCCTGTTCTTGTTCAGGGGAGGAAATGGTTGTTATTATACAG TACATGGAGACATGGGATATCACTTTCAACTTTATATAGAAGAAGCATGCTTTGGCCTGGTCTCAGTTTGCTG GTTGTGGGAGACCGCAAGGGTGCTGTATTTGGTGGTTTAGTTGAGGCACCCTTAAGAGCTACAAGCAAGAAAAGATATCAG GGCAGCAATAATTCATTTGTTTTCACAAACATATCTGGTGATCCTGCAATTTTCCATCCCACAG GTATGAACCGCTATTTCACCTTGTGCTCGCCTGAGTATTTAGCTCTGGGTGGTGGCAGTCATTTTGCTCTGTACTTGGACGGCGATCT ATTGACCGGATCTAGTTCAGCTTCAGAAACTTATGGAAACTCTTGTCTAGCACACACCCAAGATTTTGATGTGAAGGAAGTTGAG TTATGGGGTTTTATATACCCTTCAAAGTATGAAGAGATGGTCTCGCTGTTGCGAACAGAGGCACCAGGAATTTGGCGCTTGTAG
- the LOC113777435 gene encoding uncharacterized protein LOC113777435 isoform X2, producing MEEKLSAVTKTITPSPIQQLSLLAQRCNAINLSQGFPDFPAPSHIKEAAISAINSDFNQYRHVQGICEYVACKMKQTQGLDVDPLTDIVICCGQSEAFAATMFAIIDQGDEVILFDPSYETYDTCIRLAGGVPVYVPLDPPCWKLDPDKFIKSFTAKTKALVVNSPHNPTGKVFTKDDLEIIAGACRTWDILAVTDEVYEHITFDNEKHISLATLPEMQKRTIVTSSLSKTFSVTGWRIGWAIAPARIALAIQNIHVKVTDCAPAPFQEAALTALRSSPQYFDSLRRDYQSRRDFIHELLVKVGFPMQFRPMGSVFVFAELPESCTLSDVEFVEQLIKQAGVVAVPGSGFFHKSSCSSTFSYQSRYIRFAFCKSFDTLNIAAQKITGLVKETGRLELF from the exons ATGGAGGAGAAGCTGTCTGCTGTGACCAAGACGATAACACCCTCTCCCATACAACAATTATCCTTGCTTGCCCAACGCTGCAACGCCATCAACCTTTCCCAAGGTTTCCCGGATTTCCCTGCTCCTTCTCACATCAAAGAGGCTGCCATTTCTGCAATCAATTCTGACTTCAACCAGTACAG GCACGTTCAAGGAATTTGTGAGTATGTGGCATGTAAAATGAAACAAACGCAAGGCCTAGACGTTGATCCTTTGACAGATATAGTTATATGTTGTGGCCAGTCTGAGGCTTTTGCAGCAACCATGTTTGCTA TAATTGATCAGGGTGATGAAGTTATACTGTTTGATCCATCATATGAGACATATGACACTTGTATTAGATTGGCCGGAGGAGTCCCT GTGTATGTTCCCCTTGATCCACCATGCTGGAAACTTGATCCAGACAAATTTATAAAATCATTTACTGCTAAGACCAAAGCTCTAGTGGTCAACAG TCCTCACAACCCAACAGGGAAAGTTTTTACCAAGGATGATCTTGAGATTATTGCTGGAGCTTGCAGAACCTGGGATATTCTAGCTGTTACAGATGAA GTGTACGAGCATATTACTTTTGACAATGAAAAGCATATATCACTTGCCACACTTCCAGAGATGCAGAAGCGGACCATTGTGACATCATCATTGTCAAAAACTTTTAGCGTTACAG GTTGGAGGATTGGATGGGCGATTGCTCCGGCTAGGATTGCATTGGCGATTCAAAACATCCATGTAAAAGTTACAGATTGTGCTCCAGCACCTTTCCAGGAAGCAGCCTTGACTGCTTTGAGAAGTTCTCCTCAATACTTTGATTCATTGAGAAGG GACTATCAATCGAGAAGAGATTTCATTCATGAGTTGCTTGTAAAGGTTGGCTTCCCAATGCAGTTTAGGCCAATGGGTTCAGTCTTCGTGTTTGCAGAGCTTCCTGAGAGTTGCACTCTTTCTGAT GTTGAATTTGTGGAGCAACTCATCAAACAAGCAGGGGTGGTAGCTGTGCCAGGAAGCGGATTCTTTCACAAAAGCTCCTGTTCATCTACATTTAGCTACCAGAGCAGATATATACGGTTTGCCTTCTGCAAGAGCTTTGATACGCTGAACATTGCCGCTCAAAAGATTACGGGGCTCGTTAAAGAAACCGGGCGTTTGGAGCTATTTTAG